The sequence TAGGAATAGTATTATTTTTCATTCCTCAGTTATTAATTAGTGGGTTATTTTTATTATCGTACTTTGTTGAACCTAATCAAATGCTTTATTTTACGGATATGAAAGCGGTCGAAAACGCTGTTACTGCTTATTCAACAGGCAGCTTTATGGATATTTTTTCGCAGCGCTACAAAGACTGGTTCTTAGTAAATGGACCGATGAACTTACCATTTTTATTGCTGTCTATATTGCCGATGATGATGATTGGAGCGGGCGCTTCTAAATTAAATATGCTCCAAAGAGCACGAGCAATGAAAAGAGTATGGGTGGCCATTTTGATTGTTACGTTAACAATCGGGATTGGAATTAAAGCACTGCCATTTTTAATCGAAGCAAATTATTCATTTGCCATTATTCAAGACTTACTTGGAGGTCCTTTTTTATCTGTTGCATACGCAGCTATTATTGTTTTATTAAGTATGAACAATGTAATGAATAAAATACTACGTCCTTTTGCAAAAGCTGGGAAAATGTCACTGACAATATATTTATCTCAATCTATTATCGGTACATTTATTTTTTATTCTTACGGTCTTGGTTTATACGGAGAGGTAACGCTAATTACAGGGGCATGGCTTGTAGTAGGGATATTCTTGATTCAAGTTATTTTAGCTGAAATATGGCTTTCACGTTTCCAGTATGGCCCAATGGAGAAGCTTTGGAGGACCTTAACGTATGGAAGTACTAAACGTAGGCTAAATAACGAACAAACAAAGTAAGGAGGGCTAGTGAAATGAAGTTCGTAACCTATCAAAAAGATAATGTGGAATCAATTGGTATTGTATATGAATCTAGAATGATAAGTTTGAAGTCCCTGGAGAAAATATATGCAAAAGAAGGTTTTTATCCTTCAGAGCTCATTGCGATGATTACTTCTTTCGATTATTTTCGACCATTTCTAGAACGTCATCTACATCAAGTGAAAGCAGATAGAAAGGAAGAAGAGGTTACATTATCAAGAGAGGAAGTAAGAGTATTAGCTCCTATTCCAACTCCTCGAAAAAATATTATGTGTGTTGGGAAAAATTATCGTGATCATGCGATTGAAATGGGTAGTGCTGCTGATATTCCGGCGGACTTAATTGTGTTTACAAAGTCTCCGTCTTCAGTGGTAGGGCATCTTCATCCCGTTAACTCTCATTCAACTATTACAAGTCAGCTTGATTATGAAGGAGAACTGGCGGTTATTATTGGCCGAAAAGGGAGCAATATATCACATAATCAAGCACTAGATTACGTGTTTGGGTACACAATTATGAATGATATTACTGCTCGGGACTTACAGAAAAAACATAAACAATTTTTTATAGGGAAAAGCTTAGACACATTTTGCCCGATGGGTCCTGTAGTTGTGACAAAGGATGAAATGAATCATCCAGAAGAACTGTTTATTAAAACCGAGGTAAATGGACATCTTCGTCAGCTTTCTAATACAAAGCATTTGATTTTTCCTATTCAAGAAATTATTTCGACATTATCTCAAGGAATGACTTTAGAGCCGGGTGATATTATTGCGACCGGTACCCCTGCTGGAGTGGGAAAAGGAATGAATCCACCTAGTTATTTAAAAAATGGTGATAAAGTGACGGTTACAATTGAAGGAATTGGCGAGTTAACAAATATTATAGAATAATAAGAGGCTTGTCCTTTTATCCAGTTGAAAATCTATGGTAAGATAAGATAGGAATTTTTTATGTGAAATGGAGGTCTTTAAATGGTAAATCAAACGCACGCACATATTACAACATGGGTAATAGCACTTATTTTGTTTTTTGTAGCCTTTGCCCTGCATCGAAGTGGTAAAGCACAGGGTATGAAAGTAGTTCATATGGTATTACGCTTGTTCTACTTACTCATTATTATAACTGGTGGAGTATTATTTATTAACCATCAAACTATTCAACCAGCAGTGTATGGCATGAAGATGCTCGTAGGGTTATTGGTGATTGGGATGATGGAAATGGTATTAGTACGTCTGACTAAAAACAAATCTACAAGAATAGCTTGGATTTTATTTGTAGTCTCCTTTATCGCTGCATTGTACCTTGGATATGTTGGGAAATTAGGATTTTAATGAATAAAAAGCTGCCATTTGGCAGCTTTTTTATTCAAACCTTTCAATAATGATTCGCTTTCCAGTACTTTTTGTAAATTCAAACCGGTCACGTTGTTTTTGATAATAACTGAAATGATGCTGAACACCACAGATTTCATCTCCATTATCGAAGGTAATAAAATTGACTCCCTGCCGAACTTTCCTTTCCTCTAAAAATGAGAGGTGGTTATGGCAGAAGATGCAGTCATAAATGGAGAATTGGAGAGAATTGAGAGTGGTGATAAACTGAAGGAAAGCATCATCATTTAATTCATCTAACAACATTTCTAAGGAAAGAGTTAAATTTTTTCGAATCCTTACAGAATCATTTTCACGGAGCGAAAATGATTCAGCTTGAAATTTGAGCTCTCCATTTTCTTGTAATATTCCCCGTTTCCAATGGCCGTGGTAATAGACTTCAATCTCATGACTCGTAAAAAAATCTAACATAGTGGCTTCGTCGCTCTCATCATCAAAAAAGACCCATTGGTTATTCATATACTCTACAGTACCTGTTATATAGGCTCGAGACTGCCCTTCTAATAACAAAGTTCGGTGATGGTTCTCCAATAATTCCCCTCCTTCCTGTTTGTCACTTTCGTTATCTGTTTGCTCAATTTGATGGTCTTTCATACCAAAAAAGCTAAAACGGTGAAAATGTATCGTTCTTTTATTTGAACGTATTGCCTCATTGTGATTATGTGCCACAGTTTTGTGAAAGCATAAGAAGAACTTTCAACTCGTTTGTATATGAAAAAACTTCTCCTTATTAAATTAGCTAAAACCACTATAAAGTTTCGCCTATTGTGAGTTAACTATTTTTCTTCCTAAGCATAAAATAATCATGTATTTGAAAAAGCCCACTTTCTAATAAGAAAGGATGATAACTCATGTGTGGCATAGCAGGCTGGATTGATTATAAACAAAATGTGATTGCCGAAAGCAGATGGTTAAAAATAATGACAGAAACATTAAATAAACGGGGACCTGACGATTCAAACATATGGTTGGACCGACATGTTGGCTTCGGCCATAAGCGTTTAATTGTTGTAGATCCAATTGGTGGGGTTCAGCCTATGACAAAAATCAAAGGAGAAAATTCATTTACCATATGTTACAATGGAGAACTTTATAATACAGAAGACTTACGCAAAGTTCTCCATACTAAAGGATATTCGTTTAACGGTCATTCTGATACAGAAGTCCTGTTAACAGCTTACATTGAGTGGCGTGAGCGATGTGTAGAGCATCTTAATGGGATTTTCGCTTTTGCTGTGTGGGATAGTGAGAAGGAGGAAGTGTTTATCGGTCGAGATAGAATGGGGGTAAAACCGCTGTTCTTTATCGAAAAAAGCGGAAGCCTCCTCTTTGCATCTGAGATTAAAGCCTTATTAGCCCATAAAGATGTGAAAACGGAAATTGATCGAGAAGGTTTAGCTGAAATATTAGGGTTAGGTCCTTCCAGGTCTCCGGGAAATGGCGTGTTTAAAGGAATAGAAGAATTACGTCCCGCACACGCATTAATATTTTCAAAAAACGGAAAAAAAATATGGAGGTATTGGAATGTAAAAAGCGCAAATCATCAACATTCTTTTCAAGAGACCGTCGATCAAGTACGTTTTTTAGTGACGGATAGTATCACAAGGCAGCTTGTGTCAGATGTACCCCTTTGTACCTTTTTATCGGGAGGGGTAGATTCTAGTGCAATAACTGCCATTGCAGCGAATAGCTACAAAGAGAACGGGAAAGGGCCGTTAACCACGTATTCAATTGATTATGAGGGGAATGATCAATTTTTTAAAGCAAACAGCTTTCAACCGAATGCAGATGGGGCATGGATAAAGCTGATGAGTGAGACGGTGGGAACTTCTCACCATAATTGTGTTATCACACAACAACAGTTAAGAGATAACCTTGTTGAGGCGGTTCATGTTCGAGATTTACCGGGAATGGCGGATGTCGATTCTTCCCTATTGTGGTTTTGTAGAGAAATTAAAAAGGATTTTGTCGTAGGATTATCCGGAGAATGTGCAGATGAAATTTTTGGAGGCTACCCGTGGTTCCATAGACAAGATGATTTTAATAGAGCTGGTTTTCCGTGGATGAGGTCAACAGAAGAAAGGCAAAAGCTCTTAAAGGATAACTGGAGCAAAAGGTTGAATTTACAAGAGTACGTTCAATTAAAATACCAAGAAACTGTGAATGAAACACCTCGCTTAGAAGGAGAAACTCCTTTGGAAGCTAGGCGGCGCGAGCTTTTCTATTTAAACATGCTATGGTTTATGACAACGTTATTAGATCGTAAAGATCGAATGAGTATGGGAGCAAGCCTGGAGGTACGTGTTCCATTTGCTGATCATCGGCTTGTTGAATATGTGTGGAATGTTCCATGGGAGATGAAGATGCATGATGGGCGGGAAAAAGGAATTTTACGCAAAGCGTTAGAAGGTACCTTACCAAATGAAGTATTGTATCGAAAGAAAAGCCCATACCCGAAAACACATCATCCTGAATACACTCAATTAGTGACGGCGTGGCTTAAAGATATTTTGAGTGATCGAAACAGTGTTCTGCATGAGCTATTTGATAAACAGAGATTGGGGCATATTGTAGAGTCAGAAGGGAATTCTTTTCAAGTTCCTTGGTTTGGTCAATTAATGACAGGACCGCAGCTTTTAGCACATTTAGCACAAATTCACGTATGGTTTCATGATTATAATATCAATATTATTGAAAGCTAACGAGGGCTAAAGTGCATCCATTAACTAAATGGAAACAAAAAAGGGGGAATGTACATAATCCCCCCTTTTTTTACAAATCGTATCATGAATGAATGGATAAATGAAAAATAGATGAAGGTAAAACACTAGTCATCGCAAGTTACTATCTTCTATCATTCCATTAAATCGTTTAATAATTCCGGTTTAAAGCGTTTGGCTAGTAGCCGAGTGGCTTTTTCTGTGTCAATATCATATACGAGTAGCTCTTCGACATTGCTCTTCCCTTCGATTAGTCGTTCACCTGAGGGAGAGATTAAAGAAGTGCAGCTTCCTTGATTTTCAATTGCATAATTAACGCTAGCAAAAAATATATTATTTTCTAAGCTTCTGCACACCATCGCATTGTTAAAGAAGTGAGGGTTAGTGACATTTCCTGTGAATTGAGGATGGAAGACGATACTCGCTCCTTGAATGGCTGCCCATCTAACCGTCTCTGGATATCTTATCCCTTCGTGGCAAATGACGATACCGAATGTGACATTATTGATTTCAAATAAACGTCGCCCATCCCCAGGTACATAGCCGAAGGAATCTTCATCAGGATCGATCTGATTTTTTGTTTGATACCCTAAAATTTCTCCAAATTGATTAATAACAAAAGCTACTAGGTGATATCCTAGATCATCCTTCCATTCCATTGGTAAAATGACAGCAATCTTTGCTTGCTTTGCTAATGCACAAATTTCATTTATGGCTCCAGCTTGAAAATGATGGTCATATTTATCAACTTTATACCCTACCCCTCGAAGGCCAGGGATGATCGATTCTGGGAAGCAAATAAGCTCACAATGTTGCTTATGAGCCTGAATAATCATCTCTCTCACCGTATTTACTCCCATTGTTGCTGTTTTGGGGAACTTAGTTTGCGCTAATCCGATTCTCATTGTATCTCCTCCTACAACATATTTAAATATGTATTTATTCGTGTTCTAGAAAATAACACTTCTAACAAATGGCTATTCCTAGCAGCTAGATTTGGAAGACGGATATTGTTTAATTGTAAATGGTCTGTCTTTAAAGCCAACACAATTTAAAAGCGTTATTTTCTTAGAATTTCTTAGCTTTTCTTCAAGTGTAAGGGGGAAGCCTGTATGTATTAAGTGTCATAGATGATAAATATATAGGTTGCTGTTTCCATAGATAGTTCATAAATAATATTGATACATACCTAAACCATAAATATTCGCTCAATCTCTTCTATATCCTTCTTTGTCATTAGAGAAATAAGGGCTTATTTGTTTTCGATGAATTTGTAGAAGGGGTGTTAGGGGGAGATTGAAAAAAACACTCACGTCGATCGTGAGTGCTTTTTCAATCTTTTAATGCAATGTCTTATTGACAGTCTCAGAGCTTCCTAAGCCGTTTAATCGTTCAACTAAATCCTTTCCAAAAGGTGCAGTTGGTGTTGACTTTGAATCGAATATTGTTTCATTCAACTCATAGGCACTTGAACCATGTTCAGCAAAATCAAGACCAGCTATTTCTTCCTCATGTGAAACGCGGATTCCGAAGGCTTTTTTGAGAATATACACTAAACCACCAGATGTTAGGACGGTCCAGCCAATGACAGAGAGTACGCCTGTCAGTTGAACTAAAAGGAGTGATGCGCCTCCTCCATAAAACAATCCACTTGAAACATCAAATAATCCAACTGCAAGAGTTCCCCAAATTCCACAAATTCCATGTACAGCAATGGCTCCCACGGGATCATCTATTTTTGCTTTTACATCGATAAAACGAACGGCTTCAACTAAAATGATTCCAGCCACTAACCCAATAATGATCGAACCAAAAATCGAGACGTTAGCACATCCAGCTGTAATCCCAACTAAACCACCTAATGCACCGTTCAATGTTAGAGATGCGTCGATACGATTAAATCGTATTTGAGTATAAAACGCAGAGGAGATTATCGCTCCCGAAGCAGCTAGAAGAGTAGTGGTAATGACGTGTGGGACAAGTGATGGATCCGCTACTAAGGAGCTTCCTCCATTAAAGCCAAACCATCCGAACCATAAGATGAAAACACCTAATGCGCCAATAGGGATATTATGTCCAGGAATGGCATTGACTCCCTTTTCGGAATATTTTCCAATTCGCGCTCCTAGAAAGAAAACAGTAGTCAACGCTGCAGCTGCCCCTGTTAAGTGAACGACGGAAGAGCCAGCAAAATCAACAAAACCAAGTTTTGATAGCCATCCGCCTCCCCAAATCCAATGGCCAACAACGGGATATATGATACCTGTCATAATAATAGTTAGCAATAAATAGCTTTGTAGTTTCATCCGTTCAGCTACAGCACCGGAAATAATCGTTGCACAAGTGGCTGCAAATACTGCTTGAAATAAGAAGAATCCAATGTTTTCAACATTAGCTAAAATGAAACCGTCTGTGCCAATTACACCATTGAATGAAGTTCCAAACATAATGCCATAACCAATTAAAAAATATAAAACAGATGCAATGGCGACAGTTAAAAAGTTTTTCATTAAGATGTTTAGCGTATTTTTGCTTCGGGTAAACCCTGCTTCAACCATTGCAAACCCTGCATGCATGAAGAAAACTAAAATAGCAGCGATCATCACCCATATCGTATCCACAGATGCTTGGACCGTTTCGATAGTAGGGGATGCAGCAAAAGTAGGAGCAGAAATTAGCATAAAAATGGAAAATAAAAATATCATTTTTCTTTTCATTGTATATTCCTCCTTATAATACGGCTTCTCGTCCACGTTCACCAGAACGAATACGAATTACATCTTCAACAGGGTAGATAAAGATTTTTCCATCTCCAACCGTATTGGTTGAACAGTGAGACATAATTACATCAATAATTTCATCAAGCTTTTCTTCTTCAACAATCATTTCAACTTTTACCTTTGGGACCAATTGTATTTCAAAGGTCGTTCCGCGAAAAATTCCTTGTTTTCCTTTTTGTTTCCCACATCCTGCCGCTTCTGAAACGGTCAACCCACTAATTCCAACTGCAGATAACCCTTCCCTCAAATGTTGAAAGGCTTCTGGACGAATAATTGCTTCAATCTTTTTCACAGGATACCCTCCTTATGTTAGTTTTATTAACATTAACTTGTTATAATTATTATCATATTCAGAAATTACTAAAAGTTCAAGTGTTTTTTATTATAAAAACGCTTTCATGTTAGAAAAAGTGACATTTATTTATTTTTTTATAATTTAAACAGGTAATTGACTTGTTATTTAGAAAGGATATAGTAATTATTAAGATTGATGAACGATGTAAAAGTTGTAAAGGAGAATTAGAATTGAATAGATTAAAACCAACAGAAGCAGCAGCAAAGATTATTAATAAATACTTTTTTCAATGTGATGGGGCGATTCTCGCCGGAAGCGTTGTAAGGAATGAGGCAACATCAACTTCAGATCTAGATATCGTTGTTTTTGATGCAAATGTTCCTAACGCTTATCGGGAATCTCTAATCGATTTTAATTGGCCAATAGAAGTGTTTGTACATAACTTCACTTCATATAAAAAATTTTTTCAAAGTGATGTTGAGAGAGCGAGACCTTCTTTACCGAGGATGGTTTCGGAAGGGGTTATTATAAAGGGAGAGGGAACGGTTAAAGAAATCAAAAGAGAGGCAGAAGAAATCCTTACACTTGGCCCAGAGGCATGGACTGAAGAAATGATCGATTTAAAGCGGTATTTTATAACAGATGAGTTGGATAATTTTATTGGTACATCTAACAGGAAAGAAGCTCTTTTTATTGCAAATTCCTTAGCTGAAAAACTTCATGAGTTTATGTTGAGAGTAAATGGACAGTGGGTTGGGTCTTCTAAGTGGATTGTTAAATCTTTAACTCAATACGACCCCAAAATAGCGGATGATTTTATTGAAGCATTCGACAGCTTTTATCGAAATGATCAGAAGGAGAAGGTGATTAAGTTAGTAGACGACTTCTTGACTCCTTACGGTGGTCGCTTATTTGATGGCTTTTCAATAGGGAAAGACTCATAAGCATTCCGTAAAAAGCAGGGAATGAATAAGAAAAGAGGACGTTTGGAAACCTCCTCTTTTTAAATGGTTATTGCATGTTCTAGCTTATTTAATTTAAGGTCAAAGAAAAGACATACATGTTTTATTTCAATCTTTTTTCTGCTTTATTTACTGAGGGGGTGGTTCAGCAATGATATGAAAAGGAAACAGAAACCATAAGGGTCTAAAGTAGCAACCAATGTATCAGAGTTAGCAGCATATTCTTTGTTATTCCAAATATCATGAATGACTTTTCCATGTAAGTTGAGTGGAATGGTATAGTTTGTTTTTGTTCCTCGTGTATTTAATAAAATTAATATAATATCATTATCCTTACTTCTCGTATAGGCTACGACATCTTTGTTTTCTTCCACTTGAATGAAACGGAAGGTT is a genomic window of Bacillus spongiae containing:
- a CDS encoding nucleotidyltransferase domain-containing protein, with translation MNRLKPTEAAAKIINKYFFQCDGAILAGSVVRNEATSTSDLDIVVFDANVPNAYRESLIDFNWPIEVFVHNFTSYKKFFQSDVERARPSLPRMVSEGVIIKGEGTVKEIKREAEEILTLGPEAWTEEMIDLKRYFITDELDNFIGTSNRKEALFIANSLAEKLHEFMLRVNGQWVGSSKWIVKSLTQYDPKIADDFIEAFDSFYRNDQKEKVIKLVDDFLTPYGGRLFDGFSIGKDS
- a CDS encoding fumarylacetoacetate hydrolase family protein; its protein translation is MKFVTYQKDNVESIGIVYESRMISLKSLEKIYAKEGFYPSELIAMITSFDYFRPFLERHLHQVKADRKEEEVTLSREEVRVLAPIPTPRKNIMCVGKNYRDHAIEMGSAADIPADLIVFTKSPSSVVGHLHPVNSHSTITSQLDYEGELAVIIGRKGSNISHNQALDYVFGYTIMNDITARDLQKKHKQFFIGKSLDTFCPMGPVVVTKDEMNHPEELFIKTEVNGHLRQLSNTKHLIFPIQEIISTLSQGMTLEPGDIIATGTPAGVGKGMNPPSYLKNGDKVTVTIEGIGELTNIIE
- a CDS encoding P-II family nitrogen regulator, with product MKKIEAIIRPEAFQHLREGLSAVGISGLTVSEAAGCGKQKGKQGIFRGTTFEIQLVPKVKVEMIVEEEKLDEIIDVIMSHCSTNTVGDGKIFIYPVEDVIRIRSGERGREAVL
- a CDS encoding YisL family protein — its product is MVNQTHAHITTWVIALILFFVAFALHRSGKAQGMKVVHMVLRLFYLLIIITGGVLFINHQTIQPAVYGMKMLVGLLVIGMMEMVLVRLTKNKSTRIAWILFVVSFIAALYLGYVGKLGF
- the asnB gene encoding asparagine synthase (glutamine-hydrolyzing), with the protein product MCGIAGWIDYKQNVIAESRWLKIMTETLNKRGPDDSNIWLDRHVGFGHKRLIVVDPIGGVQPMTKIKGENSFTICYNGELYNTEDLRKVLHTKGYSFNGHSDTEVLLTAYIEWRERCVEHLNGIFAFAVWDSEKEEVFIGRDRMGVKPLFFIEKSGSLLFASEIKALLAHKDVKTEIDREGLAEILGLGPSRSPGNGVFKGIEELRPAHALIFSKNGKKIWRYWNVKSANHQHSFQETVDQVRFLVTDSITRQLVSDVPLCTFLSGGVDSSAITAIAANSYKENGKGPLTTYSIDYEGNDQFFKANSFQPNADGAWIKLMSETVGTSHHNCVITQQQLRDNLVEAVHVRDLPGMADVDSSLLWFCREIKKDFVVGLSGECADEIFGGYPWFHRQDDFNRAGFPWMRSTEERQKLLKDNWSKRLNLQEYVQLKYQETVNETPRLEGETPLEARRRELFYLNMLWFMTTLLDRKDRMSMGASLEVRVPFADHRLVEYVWNVPWEMKMHDGREKGILRKALEGTLPNEVLYRKKSPYPKTHHPEYTQLVTAWLKDILSDRNSVLHELFDKQRLGHIVESEGNSFQVPWFGQLMTGPQLLAHLAQIHVWFHDYNINIIES
- a CDS encoding ammonium transporter, with the protein product MKRKMIFLFSIFMLISAPTFAASPTIETVQASVDTIWVMIAAILVFFMHAGFAMVEAGFTRSKNTLNILMKNFLTVAIASVLYFLIGYGIMFGTSFNGVIGTDGFILANVENIGFFLFQAVFAATCATIISGAVAERMKLQSYLLLTIIMTGIIYPVVGHWIWGGGWLSKLGFVDFAGSSVVHLTGAAAALTTVFFLGARIGKYSEKGVNAIPGHNIPIGALGVFILWFGWFGFNGGSSLVADPSLVPHVITTTLLAASGAIISSAFYTQIRFNRIDASLTLNGALGGLVGITAGCANVSIFGSIIIGLVAGIILVEAVRFIDVKAKIDDPVGAIAVHGICGIWGTLAVGLFDVSSGLFYGGGASLLLVQLTGVLSVIGWTVLTSGGLVYILKKAFGIRVSHEEEIAGLDFAEHGSSAYELNETIFDSKSTPTAPFGKDLVERLNGLGSSETVNKTLH
- a CDS encoding carbon-nitrogen hydrolase family protein; this translates as MRIGLAQTKFPKTATMGVNTVREMIIQAHKQHCELICFPESIIPGLRGVGYKVDKYDHHFQAGAINEICALAKQAKIAVILPMEWKDDLGYHLVAFVINQFGEILGYQTKNQIDPDEDSFGYVPGDGRRLFEINNVTFGIVICHEGIRYPETVRWAAIQGASIVFHPQFTGNVTNPHFFNNAMVCRSLENNIFFASVNYAIENQGSCTSLISPSGERLIEGKSNVEELLVYDIDTEKATRLLAKRFKPELLNDLME
- a CDS encoding DUF418 domain-containing protein, translated to MRPIEETARIDSLDMIRGISLLGIFLINMMSFHSPFMYYNPYQWWSESGESSLYMFLDIFVQASFYPLFAMVFGYGLVIQRERSLERGVSFLPLGFRRLCVLLGFGIIHAFLIWSGDILINYALFGMILLVMLRWSGKILLILGIVLFFIPQLLISGLFLLSYFVEPNQMLYFTDMKAVENAVTAYSTGSFMDIFSQRYKDWFLVNGPMNLPFLLLSILPMMMIGAGASKLNMLQRARAMKRVWVAILIVTLTIGIGIKALPFLIEANYSFAIIQDLLGGPFLSVAYAAIIVLLSMNNVMNKILRPFAKAGKMSLTIYLSQSIIGTFIFYSYGLGLYGEVTLITGAWLVVGIFLIQVILAEIWLSRFQYGPMEKLWRTLTYGSTKRRLNNEQTK
- a CDS encoding DUF2777 domain-containing protein → MENHHRTLLLEGQSRAYITGTVEYMNNQWVFFDDESDEATMLDFFTSHEIEVYYHGHWKRGILQENGELKFQAESFSLRENDSVRIRKNLTLSLEMLLDELNDDAFLQFITTLNSLQFSIYDCIFCHNHLSFLEERKVRQGVNFITFDNGDEICGVQHHFSYYQKQRDRFEFTKSTGKRIIIERFE